In the Malania oleifera isolate guangnan ecotype guangnan chromosome 1, ASM2987363v1, whole genome shotgun sequence genome, one interval contains:
- the LOC131157050 gene encoding protein FLX-like 1 isoform X2 — MSARNRGPPLPMKGVPHGGLPPPSQEHLLGRGLGPMPHPALLEEMRESQFRMGPRALPPHPAIIEERLAAQHNEIQGLLLDNQRLAATHVALKQELEVAQHELQRMGHFAGSLHAEKDIQMREMYEKSIKMEMDLRGVEAMKNELLQLQADIKELSALRQDLTGQVQALNQDLVRATGDLQQAPALKAEIETMKHELQRARAAIEYEKKGYAENYEHGQLMEKNLVAMAREMEKLRAEIANAEKRARAAAAVGNPGYSANYGNPDAGYGGNAYPAGYGMNPAGAESFPQYGHGPGSWGGYDMQRAQGHR; from the exons ATGTCAGCAAGAAATCGCGGACCTCCTCTACCAATGAAAGGTGTCCCTCATGGTGGGCTACCTCCTCCTAGTCAGGAACATCTGCTTGGTAGAGGTCTTGGACCAATGCCACATCCTGCACTGCTTGAGGAAATGAGAGAATCCCAATTCAGGATGGGTCCCAGGGCATTGCCCCCTCATCCAGCCATCATTGAGGAGCGTCTTGCAGCCCAACATAATGAAATCCAAGGGCTCCTGCTTGATAACCAGAGACTGGCGGCAACCCATGTTGCTCTTAAGCAGGAATTAGAAGTTGCCCAGCATGAGTTGCAGCGGATGGGTCACTTTGCTGGTTCCTTGCACGCGGAAAAGGACATTCAGATGCGAGAAATGTATGAGAAGTCGATCAAAATGGAAATGGATCTTCGTGGGGTGGAGGCCATGAAGAATGAGCTTTTGCAATTGCAGGCTGATATTAAGGAGCTCAGTGCACTGAGGCAGGATCTTACTGGTCAAGTTCAAGCACTGAATCAAGATTTGGTTAGAGCAACTGGTGATCTGCAACAGGCACCAGCACTGAAGGCAGAAATCGAGACTATGAAACATGAATTGCAGAGAGCGAG GGCTGCCATTGAGTATGAAAAGAAAGGATATGCAGAGAATTATGAGCATGGTCAGTTAATGGAGAAGAATTTGGTTGCAATGGCTCGGGAGATGGAAAAGCTTCGTGCAGAGATTGCGAATGCAGAGAAGAGAGCacgtgctgctgctgctgttgggAATCCAG GTTATAGTGCAAATTATGGCAATCCTGATGCTGGTTATGGAGGAAATGCTTATCCGGCCGGTTATGGCATGAATCCT GCTGGTGCGGAAAGCTTTCCTCAATATGGACATGGACCAGGTTCATGGGGTGGATATGACATGCAACGAGCTCAAGGACATAGATAG
- the LOC131157050 gene encoding protein FLX-like 1 isoform X1: protein MSARNRGPPLPMKGVPHGGLPPPSQEHLLGRGLGPMPHPALLEEMRESQFRMGPRALPPHPAIIEERLAAQHNEIQGLLLDNQRLAATHVALKQELEVAQHELQRMGHFAGSLHAEKDIQMREMYEKSIKMEMDLRGVEAMKNELLQLQADIKELSALRQDLTGQVQALNQDLVRATGDLQQAPALKAEIETMKHELQRARAAIEYEKKGYAENYEHGQLMEKNLVAMAREMEKLRAEIANAEKRARAAAAVGNPGYSANYGNPDAGYGGNAYPAGYGMNPMQAGAESFPQYGHGPGSWGGYDMQRAQGHR from the exons ATGTCAGCAAGAAATCGCGGACCTCCTCTACCAATGAAAGGTGTCCCTCATGGTGGGCTACCTCCTCCTAGTCAGGAACATCTGCTTGGTAGAGGTCTTGGACCAATGCCACATCCTGCACTGCTTGAGGAAATGAGAGAATCCCAATTCAGGATGGGTCCCAGGGCATTGCCCCCTCATCCAGCCATCATTGAGGAGCGTCTTGCAGCCCAACATAATGAAATCCAAGGGCTCCTGCTTGATAACCAGAGACTGGCGGCAACCCATGTTGCTCTTAAGCAGGAATTAGAAGTTGCCCAGCATGAGTTGCAGCGGATGGGTCACTTTGCTGGTTCCTTGCACGCGGAAAAGGACATTCAGATGCGAGAAATGTATGAGAAGTCGATCAAAATGGAAATGGATCTTCGTGGGGTGGAGGCCATGAAGAATGAGCTTTTGCAATTGCAGGCTGATATTAAGGAGCTCAGTGCACTGAGGCAGGATCTTACTGGTCAAGTTCAAGCACTGAATCAAGATTTGGTTAGAGCAACTGGTGATCTGCAACAGGCACCAGCACTGAAGGCAGAAATCGAGACTATGAAACATGAATTGCAGAGAGCGAG GGCTGCCATTGAGTATGAAAAGAAAGGATATGCAGAGAATTATGAGCATGGTCAGTTAATGGAGAAGAATTTGGTTGCAATGGCTCGGGAGATGGAAAAGCTTCGTGCAGAGATTGCGAATGCAGAGAAGAGAGCacgtgctgctgctgctgttgggAATCCAG GTTATAGTGCAAATTATGGCAATCCTGATGCTGGTTATGGAGGAAATGCTTATCCGGCCGGTTATGGCATGAATCCT ATGCAGGCTGGTGCGGAAAGCTTTCCTCAATATGGACATGGACCAGGTTCATGGGGTGGATATGACATGCAACGAGCTCAAGGACATAGATAG
- the LOC131148838 gene encoding uncharacterized protein LOC131148838, translated as MEALWNLEDKWKVSTQEACQFLLLVCTVLVAVGLCAVAVARRMARQKRRVSHELGDEPVSIRMHWEGPGPGCGRLKKVLMRSVRWSGASKWGDGGGERWRVGMPPLLVTGEWPSHNSASPVWQRPILMGEKCELPRFSGLILYDERGQPLPQYSHQENRVVVGRTTLKDLL; from the exons ATGGAAGCCTTGTGGAATTTAGAAGACAAGTGGAAGGTGTCAACCCAAGAAGCATGTCAATTTTTGCTGCTTGTCTGCACTGTTTTGGTTGCTGTCGGGCTCTGCGCAGTGGCAGTTGCAAGGAGGATGGCTAGGCAGAAGCGGCGGGTCAGCCACGAACTGGGCGATGAGCCCGTGTCCATAAGGATGCACTGGGAGGGGCCAGGGCCTGGCTGTGGCAGGCTGAAGAAGGTGCTGATGCGCTCAGTCCGGTGGAGCGGAGCGAGCAAGTGGGGAGACGGTGGTGGAGAGAGGTGGAGAGTGGGAATGCCACCATTGCTCGTTACGGGAGAATGGCCGAGCCATAATTCAGCATCCCCGGTGTGGCAGAGACCCATCCTCATGGGGGAAAAATGTGAGCTTCCGAGGTTCAGCGGGCTTATTTTGTATGACGAGAGAGGCCAGCCACTTCCCCAATACTCTCACCAG GAAAACAGAGTTGTTGTGGGGAGAACTACTTTGAAAGATTTGTTGTAA
- the LOC131157092 gene encoding bidirectional sugar transporter SWEET2 — translation MIISASIASICRDAAGVAGNIFAFGLFVSPVPTFQRIIRNRSTEHFSGLPYVYALLNCLICLWYGTPLVSSNNLMVTSVNSVGAVFQLTYIIVFITYIEKAKKVRMVGLLLAVLCLFAIIVVGSLNIINRSMRQIFVGSLSAASLISMFASPLCIINLVIRTQSVEFMPFYLSLSTFLMSTSFLIYGIFNYDAFIYVPNGIGAVLGVVQLVLYSYYKNLTTEGSGEPLIVSYA, via the exons ATGATAATTTCTGCTTCTATCGCTTCAATTTGCAGGGATGCAGCTGGAGTCGCTG GGAACATATTTGCTTTTGGGCTGTTTGTGTCACCAGT GCCTACATTTCAGAGAATTATTAGAAACCGATCAACGGAACACTTCTCAGGACTGCCATATGTTTATGCCCTTTTAAACTGCTTGATATGCCTCTGGTATGGAACACCCCTTGTGTCTTCTAATAATTTGATGGTTACCTCGGTCAATTCAGTCGGAGCAGTTTTTCAGTTAACCTACATAATTGTCTTCATCACCTATATTGAGAAAGCAAAAAAG GTGAGGATGGTGGGATTGTTGCTGGCCGTTTTATGCCTATTCGCAATCATAGTTGTTGGGAGCTTGAATATAATCAACCGTTCAATGCGGCAGATATTTGTTGGGTCCTTAAGTGCTGCTTCACTCATATCAATGTTTGCTTCTCCACTCTGCATAATT AATTTGGTGATCCGGACACAGAGTGTTGAATTCATGCCATTTTATCTCTCCCTTTCCACATTCTTGATGAGCACCTCATTCTTAATTTATGGAATCTTCAATTATGATGCCTTCATTTAT GTCCCAAATGGGATAGGAGCTGTATTAGGTGTTGTACAATTGGTATTGTACtcttattataaaaatttaactACTGAAGGCTCCGGAGAACCCTTGATAGTGTCATATGCCTGA